From the genome of Verrucomicrobiota bacterium:
AAGCACCGCTCTCCGCCATCATTTGTCTGGGAGTGATTTTACGCGGCGAAACAACGCATGCGGCGCACATTGGCGAGGCGGTAAGTCGGGCGCTGATGCAGATTCAGTTGGAAACCGAAATCCCCGTCATCCACGAGGTGTTGCTGCTGGAAAACGAGGAACAGGCGCGAGCGCGGTGTCTCGGCAAGCAATACAACCGCGGCATGGAAGCGGCACGAACGGCCCTGGAAATGGCCGTGGTCATGACCACATTGCGTTAAGCGCAATCGTTTGCGTGTCGCCGAAAGCATCAATGAATACAGGGTGATTTGGCGCGTCCTTACTGGAGGAAATGAGTGTTAGCAGACCTTGTGAAAAGTTTCACAAATTTCTTGCAGCGCATTTTCTCGATGATAAGCTTGAGCAAATTTGTTTGAGAAATGACAAAATAAAACTATGAAAACGCACTTTCCGATACTCACCACCATGGCGCTGGCCGTGATCGCGCCGACCTTGTTCGCCGCCGATATCACGGGCAAAGTCACCCTCAAAGGCACGCCGCCGCCGGAGAAGGAGATCGCGCCGCTGATGAACGACCCCATTTGCGGCAAACTCCATACGGCTCCGGTCAAGACCAGGTTTTACGTTGTTGATGCCAGCGGTAATCTGGCCGATGTAGTCGTTTCGCTGAAGGGAGTCAGCGGCAAATCCACTGGTGCGTCGGCGACACCCGCCGTTGTGGACCAAAAAGGTTGTGAATATGCCCCTTACGTTTTCGCGGTCCAGACCGGCCAAAAAATAAATGTGAAGAACTCTGATCCGGTGTTACACAATGTTCATCCCACCCCCGCCGTGGCCGGCAACAAGGAAGAAAACAAGGCGCAGATGCCGAACGGTCCCGATTTGACCTTCGCGTTTGAAAAGCCGGAACCGTTTTTGAAGTTCGCGTGCAATGTCCACCCGTGGATGTTCGCGTATGCCAGCGTTTTCGATCATCCCTACTTCGCCGTGACGGGCAAGGATGGCACTTTCAAGATCGCGAACGTGCCGCCCGGCAAATACACGATTGAAGCGCAGCATCGCAAGGGGGGTGTGGTGACGCAGGAGATCACCGTGGAAGGCGACAAGAAAGTTGACTTCACGATTGAGTTAAAAGGGCAATAATTTTGACCCGGAAAATTTCTTCTCAAACCAAGCCGCTGTGGTTTAATCGACCACGGCGGTCTTGTTTTCAAGGCCGACGTTGATTGGTTTTACCTGGTAATGAAACGATCCACTGAGAATCGCTGGTTGAGCCGTTTTGCTTTTTTGACGGCGCTGGCCACACTTTTTCTGGTGGGTCTTGGCGGCGTGGTGACGAGCAAGGGAGTGGGCATGGCCGTGCCGGACTGGCCCAACACTTTTGGCGAGAACATGTTCCTATTTCCCTTCAGCAAGTGGGTGGGTGGTGTTTTTTATGAACACAGCCATCGTCTGGTGGCATCGGGCGTCGGAATGTTGACGACGATCCTGGCCGTGTGGCTCTGGCTGAAGGAGTCGCGGCGTTGGTTACGCTGGCTTGGCGTGGCCGCCTTTCTGGCTGTGATTTTGCAAGGCGTCTTGGGCGGACTACGCGTGGTTTTCGACAGGTACGGTTGGGGGACGGAACTGGGAATTTTTCATGCAACGATGGCGCAACTTTTTTTTGTGCTGATTTGCTCCATCGCGTTGTTCACCACCCGATGGTGGCAGAACCTCACGGTTGATCGTTACGCATCCGACAGACAGGGCCGGTTGAGATATTACTTTCTCGCAACGACTTTCTTGATTCTCGGCCAGTTGATGCTCGGAGCGACGATGCGACATCAACATGCGGGGTTGGCCATCCCGGATTTTCCGCTGGCCTATGGGAAGGTCTGGCCGGCGATGGACGCGGAGTCAGTGGCGGTTTACAATCAAAACCGGATTGAAGTTCAGGGTGACAACCCGATCACTGCATTTCAAGTCGGCCTGCAAATGGTCCATCGCATCATGGCAGTCGCAATTTTGTTGGCCGTGGTTTTCAGTCTGCGCCAAGGCGTCCGGCACCGCGGCTGGAGAAGTCCTTTGACCCGCCTCTCATGCGTGTGGTTGGGGCTGATTGCGATGCAGATTGCACTGGGTGCCGCGACGATCTGGTCTGATAAAAAAGTCGATGTCACTACCGCGCACGTCGCCGTGGGCGCGCTGTCATTGGTGAACGGAGCCCTGCTCAGCTTGATTGCTTTTCGTTCTCTCAAACCAGCCAGAGTGCAGTCCGTGGCATCGATGACAAGGCAGGCGGCGGCGAATGATTTTACGGCGCAACCGTCCAGCGCAGGCCATCTGCAATAAGAGCGACATGAAAGCCACCGCCCAAACCATCATCGCCGCGCCGCTTGTTGACAAGAAGACGCGGCTGACGGTTTTGAGCGAATTGATCAAAGCGCGGCTGACCATGCTGGTGTTGCTGACGACTTTGGTTGGATTTTACGTTGGTTGCCGGGGAGCGATGGATAATGCGTTGCTGTTCCACACGATGCTGGGGACGGCGTTGGTGGCGAGCGGTGCGGCCGCACTCAACCAATTGTTGGAGCGGGAGTATGACGCCAAGATGCGGCGCACCGAGGATCGCCCGTTGCCCTCGGGGCGGTTGGCCCCTGAAACGGTGCTGATCATGGGCGGGGCGTCCGCCGCCGTGGGCATGCTCTATCTGGCGTTGGCGGTCAACTTGCTGACCAGTCTGCTCGGAGCTGTGACGCTGGTCAGCTATCTGTTCGTCTATACTCCGCTCAAGCGCGTGACTTCGCTCAACACGGCCGTTGGAGCGATTCCGGGCGCGCTGCCGCCATTGATGGGTTGGGTGGCGGCGCGGAACGAGATCACGATCGAAGGCTGGGCGCTGTTCGCCATTTTATTCTTCTGGCAACTGCCGCATTTTCTGGCGATTGCCTGGATGTATCGCGAGGACTATGCGCGGGCCGGGTTCGTGATGTTGCCGGTCATTGATCCGCAGGGGCACCGGACGGGCCGCCAGGCGGTGAGCCACACGCTGGGATTGCTGCCGATCAGTTTGTGTCCGTTTCTGTTCAGGGTCGCGGGCCCGGTTTATGTATTCGGAGCGTTGGTGCTGGGGCTGGGGTTCTTGTGGTTCGCGATCCAATTCTCGCGACACCTGACAAGGCCGCGGGCGCGCCAATTGTTTTACGCGTCGATCTTGTACCTGCCGCTGCTGTTGGGCTTGATGGTGTTCGATAAACTCCGATGAAAACAAAGGACATTCTACCGTTGACACTTGCGGAAAGGCGAAGTTAACTTTCGCCCCTTAAAAATTAGAAACGAGAAATGATTTTGGTTCGCAACGAAAAATTAAAACCATAACCGATACAGAAAAAGCATGGACGCGACCGCACACGCTCTACCGCACACCGGAGTTCACGAAGGACATCACGAGGACGTGAACTTCTGGCGGAAATACATTTTTTCCACCGACCACAAAACCATCGGCATCCAGTACGGCATCACTGGTCTGTGTTTCCTGATGTTCGGCTTTTGTTTGATGGCGTTGATGCGCTGGCAGATGGCGTATCCCGGCACGCCGATCCCGTTGATTGGCGGACTGCTGAATTCGCTGCTTGGAGATGTGGCGGCCAAAGGGATCATGTCTCCGGACCTGTACAACTCTTTCGGTGCGATGCATGGCACGATCATGGTTTTTCTGGCGATTGTGCCGCTGGCGTTTGCCGCGTTCGGAAATTTTGTTGTGCCGCTGCAGATTGGCGCGGTGGACATGGCGTTTCCGCGGGTCAACATGGCCAGTTACCAGGCGTATTTTCTTGGCGGCGTGATCATGCTGGTCAGTTTCTTCATTCCGGGTGGCGCGGCCCAGGCAGGCTGGACTTCATATTCGCCGTTGGCGTCCATCATTGCGACGGACGGACAGACTTTTTGGTTGATCGGCATGGTGTTTCTGATCACGTCATCGCTGTTGGGTGCGGTGAATTTCATTGCTACCATCATCCAATTACGCGCGCCGGGCATGACGTGGATGCGGCTGCCGTTTTTTGTCTGGGCGGAATTTGTGACCGCGTTCCTGCTGTTGCTGGCCTTTCCGCCGCTGGAAGCCGCCGCCGTCATGCAGTTGATGGACAAGGTGGCGCACACGAGTTTCTTTCTGCCGACCGGGCTGGCGGTCGGCGGTGCCTACTCCAACATCAGCGGAGGTGGCAGTCCGTTATTGTGGCAACACCTGTTCTGGTTTCTAGGTCATCCGGAAGTTTATGTCTTGATTTTGCCGGCGATGGGCATTGTTTGTGAAATCATCGCCAATAATACCCGCAAACCGATTTGGGGGTATCGCTCACTGGTTTATTCGGCACTGTGCATCGGGTTTCTCTCGTTCATCGTCTGGGCGCACCACATGTATATGACGGGGATGGGCACGAAAATTGCCACCTTCTTCCAGACGACGACGATGATCATTTCAATTCCGTCGGTGATCATCCTGACGTGTTTCTTCATTTCGTTGTGGGGTGGGTCGATCCGGTTTAACACGCCGATGCTGTTTTGCCTCGCGTTCCTGCCAATGTTTGGCATCGGCGGGCTGACGGGTTTGCCACTGGGACTCAACTTCCCCGACCTGCACCTGCACGACACCTATTACGTTATCGCTCACTTCCATTATATCGTCGCACCAGGAACGATTTTTGCGCTCTTCGCGGGAGTGTATTATTGGTTTCCGAAGGTGACGGGGCGAATGATGAGTGAATACTGGGGCAAGGTGCACTTCTGGCTCTCCTTGATTTTCATGAATCTGATTTTCCAACCGATGTTCGCGCAGGGCATGGCGGGCATGTTGCGCCGCATGTCGGACGGCGGCGCGAGCTATTCGATGGCCAAGGTCCCGGACGGCATCGGCGGCCTCAATGCGACGATGATGCATTTCAACTCGACGATTTCCTGGGCGGCGTGGTGCCTGGGGCTGGCGCAAATCCCATTCATCATCAATTTTTTCTGGAGCATCCGTCACGGCAAACGCGTGACCTCGGACAATCCCTGGGAAGCCACGACTCTGGAATGGCAGACCCCCACACCGCCGCCGCACGGTAATTTCACCAAGCCGATGGAGGTTCATCGGGGTCCGTATGAATACAGCGTGCCGGGGGCATCGAAGGACTTCACGCCGCAGAACGAACCTTAACCAACATGGAAATCCCCTACGCTGTTCAACCCCGCCGGGACACCGGCCTTTACAACGCCAAGGTCGGCATCTGGCTTTTTCTCGCCTCGGAAGTGATGCTATTCGGGGCGTTGTTTTCGTCGTACATCCTGTTGCGCGTAGGCTCGCCGCCGGAGAACTGGCCGCACGGTTTGCTCAACGTTCCCATCGGCGCGTTCAACACCACGGTGCTGATTGTTTCCAGCGTGACGGTGGTCATGGCCTGGGTTTCGCTGAAGATGAAACAATTTGGCCGGTTCAAGGTTTTTCAGACCGGCACAGTGCTTTGCGCGCTGATGTTCTTGGGAATCAAGAGCTACGAATACCACGAAAAATTTGTCCACTACGAAGTCTGGAAAACGGATGGCACCCGCATCACCGGGCATCTGGAAGGACACCCGATGTTCATGACGCTCGACAAGGTCAAGGCGGCAGGAAAGGACCACATCGTGTTGGAGGCCGACCCGCATCACTACACCGAAGGTAGGCAGGCAATGGTCCGACACACAGCGAACGAACCACACAAGACCCTCGACATTCCAGTTTCCGAAATCAAACGTCTCTCCGCATACGTGCCGTCGCACAGCACTTACTTCGCAGTTTACTTCACGCTGACGGCGTTGCACGCATTGCACGTGTTGGGCGGGGCCATCGTGATTGGGTACTTGCTGGGGCCGGGCAGCAAGTTGTGGAAAACCGATCCGGAGCGCCTGACCAACCGGGTTGAAGTCTCCGGCCTGTTCTGGCACTTTGTTGACTTGGTCTGGATTTTTCTGTTTCCGGTTCTATACTTGTTGTGAGTTTTTTATGAGTGACCATGCTGACGTTTCTAAACACATCCGCGGCTACCTGATCGTGGGCGCGACATTGCTGATCGGCACCATTCTGACGGTGCTGGCGTCCTACCTTGACCTGGGCCATCACTGGAACATCATCCTCGCGCTCATCATCGCCACGGTGAAGGCGTCGCTGGTGGTGCTGTTCTTCATGCACCTGATTTCGGAGCGGCAGATGATCTATATCGTGCTGGCGTTCACAGCGGTTTTCTTCTCGGGACTGATGTACCTGACGCTTTGGTCCACCCACGCTGACAGCATTATCCACAATGTCCCTTAAAGCATTCCATATCGTTTTCATCACGGCTTCCAGCGCGCTGGCCATCGGGTCGGGCGTGTGGTCGCTGAACAACGCCCTTTCCGACGCGGGAACAAGATGGGACTGGGTCTTCGGCATCGGCTCGCTGGCTGCGGGCGTTGCACTCATCTTTTATGGCCGGTATTTTTTGAAGAAACTGAAAAAAGTGGGTTACCTGTGAACTTTCAATCCGCAATCAAAAAAATCCTGCCGGCCGCTTTGATGTTGTCGGCAAAATCGGCCTTTGCCTGTGCGGCGTGCTACGGGGCATCGGACGCGCCCATGGCCAGAGGCATGAACTGGGGCATCTTCACTTTGCTGGTGGTCGTTGGCACGGTGTTGTGCGGCATTGCCGGGGTCGGAATCTTCCTGGTGAAACGCGCCGCTGACGTCGCGGTTGAATCGTCCGACTCACCGATTTCAGAAGAAACCGTAAGGCTTTGACCATGGAAACAATCTTCGAATTCTTTCACAAACTTTTGTGTCTGCCCGTGTCGGCCTCCGAGCATGGCCGCGACGTTGATCTTCTGATCATTTACATCCACTGGCTGATGATCGTGCTGTTCGTCGGCTGGCTCGCCTATTTTTTCTACGCGCTGCTGCGTTTCCGCAAGACAACCCATCCCAAGGCCGATTACCACGGCGTTCGCAGTCACACTTCCAGCTATCTCGAAGTTGCGGTGGCGGTGGTTGAAGCTGTGTTGCTGCTCGGTTTTGCCATCCCGTTCTGGAGCCGGATGGCGGCGGCAAGTCAGTTTCCAAAGGAGAGCGAATCCACTGTCATCCACGTGGTCGCGCAGCAATTCGCCTGGAACATCCGTTATCCCGGCAAGGATGGCATCGCCGGGAAACAGGACTTTCGTCTGGTCAGCGACAAGAATCCGTTCGGTCTCGATCCCAACGACCCGAACAGCAAGGACGATTTTACCACACTCAACGAAATGCATGTGCCGGTCAACAAGCCGGTGATCGTCAAGTTGACCTCCAAGGACGTCATTCATTCCTTCAAGATCATCGCCATGCGTGTCACTCAGGACGCTATTCCCGGCCTGCCGGTGCCCACGCACTTCAAACCCACCAAGGTGGGAGTTTATCAGATCAACTGCGCTCAACTCTGTGGCAATGGCCACGCCACCATGGCGATGGGGCGATTGACCGTGGAGTCGGAGGAAGATTACCAAAAGTGGCTCGCCGCCAAATCCAAGTCCGCCGGCGGCGCGGCGCAAAGTTTTGAATAAAGTGGCGGGATTGCTGCCTCGCAGTTGCCTCCGTGGGAAATCAGCGGTGCCGACCTTGGTTGACCTACCAGAAGATCTTTGTTGCGTGCTCTGCGCCGGCGTGCGGCAATTGAAGCGATGAAGTTTACCGTCCGACCTCTGGAGTGGGTGGTTTGGGGTGGCCTGGCGCTGGTCATCGCGTCGATCAGCGGTGCATTTTTCTGGACCAAGCTGGCGACCGGCGCGGCTTCGAGTGGCGGACCCATGCCCGTAATCGGACAACTCTCTGATTTCGTTCTGACCAATCAATCTGGGCAAGCCGTTTCACTGGCCGATCTGCGCGGTCAAGTCTGGGTGGCCGACATCATCTTCACCCGCTGCCCCGGCCCGTGCTTAAAGATGACCCGCCATTTTGCGGAATTGCAATCCAGCTTGCCGGCCAACGAACCGATCAAGCTGGTTTCCCTGACCAGCGATCCCGAATATGACTCGCCCAGGATTTTGAAAAAATACGCGGAGCGATTCAGCGCGGATTCAAATCGCTGGTGGTTTCTAACCGGTGACAAACCGCAAATCCGCCGGCTCGCCGTGAATGATTTCAAGTTCGTCGTCGTGGAAAAAAAACCGGAGGAGCGCGACATTCCCGAAGACTTGTTCCTACACAGCACCGGGTTTGTGGTGGTGGATCGGCAGGGGCGCGTCCGAGGATGGGCGGATAAACAGGGTGGAGTGCACGCTTATTATGATTCTGAAAATCCCGATGAGCGGGCACTGATACCTTCAGCCGTCAAACAATTGCTCGGCGAAAAATAAACTCATGACCTTTGCTGATCTTCCAGCCGTCAACGCTTGTCTGAACGGATTAAGCGCAATCTTTTTGACGGCAGGTTACTGTTTCATCCGAAGGCAAAAGAAAATTGCCCATCGCAACTGCATGATCTCGGCGTTCATCACTTCGGTCCTTTTCCTGATCTGCTACATCACCTATCACAGTTACGTTGCCTACGTCTTGCACAGAGGGCCTACGGTTTTCAAAGACCCGGCCTGGTTTCGCCCGATCTATTTGATGATCCTGCTGACGCACACCGTGCTCGCCGTGGTGATTGTTCCGATGGTTTTGATCACGCTTAATCGCGCGGTCAAACAACGCTTCGAACTCCACAAGAAGATCGCCCGTTGGACCTGGCCGCTCTGGATGTATGTGTCGGTGACGGGTGTGGTGATTTACCTGCTGCTCTACAAAATCTTCCCGCAACACTGAAGTTGGAGTTCAAGCTTCAGCTTGTTCCGGATCGCGGCGGAGACGAGAAACGGGAACAAGCTGAAGCTTGAACTCCAACTACGGCAACAGCTTTCCCACCAGCGCACTGATGGTCTTGCCGTCGGCCCGCCCGGCAGCTTTGGCTTGAACGGCTTTGATAACCGTCCTCACGTCTTTCTTACTCGTCGCACCGACCTCCTGAATTGTCGCTCGCACGAGCGATTCCAATGGCTCCGCTGCCAATGGCTCAGGCAGGAATTGTTCCAGCACAACAACCTCCTGCTTTTCCTTGGCGGCCAGTTCGGGACGGTTTCCTTTTTCGAACTGCTCAATCGAATCGCGCCGCTTTTTGATTTCCTTTTGCACCAGGGCGACAACTTCGGCATCCGACAGGTTTTCGGTCTTGCGTTCGATTTGCGCGTAACCCATGGCAGACTTGAGCAACCGCAGCGTGCCGAGACGGTCGGCATCCTTGGCGAGCATCGCGGTCTTGATTTCCTGCCCGACGCGTTCCTGCAAGGTCATAGACTATTCGGTGACTTTGAAATTGCGCAGGGCATCGCGCATCTGGGCGGCCTTCTCATAATCCTCGTGCTGAACCGCCTCGTGCAGTGCTTTCTCGATTTTTTCCCGCTCCGATAGCGGCCGTTTGGCATGAATCTCC
Proteins encoded in this window:
- a CDS encoding cytochrome C oxidase subunit IV family protein, which produces MSDHADVSKHIRGYLIVGATLLIGTILTVLASYLDLGHHWNIILALIIATVKASLVVLFFMHLISERQMIYIVLAFTAVFFSGLMYLTLWSTHADSIIHNVP
- a CDS encoding DUF420 domain-containing protein encodes the protein MTFADLPAVNACLNGLSAIFLTAGYCFIRRQKKIAHRNCMISAFITSVLFLICYITYHSYVAYVLHRGPTVFKDPAWFRPIYLMILLTHTVLAVVIVPMVLITLNRAVKQRFELHKKIARWTWPLWMYVSVTGVVIYLLLYKIFPQH
- a CDS encoding cbb3-type cytochrome c oxidase subunit I encodes the protein MDATAHALPHTGVHEGHHEDVNFWRKYIFSTDHKTIGIQYGITGLCFLMFGFCLMALMRWQMAYPGTPIPLIGGLLNSLLGDVAAKGIMSPDLYNSFGAMHGTIMVFLAIVPLAFAAFGNFVVPLQIGAVDMAFPRVNMASYQAYFLGGVIMLVSFFIPGGAAQAGWTSYSPLASIIATDGQTFWLIGMVFLITSSLLGAVNFIATIIQLRAPGMTWMRLPFFVWAEFVTAFLLLLAFPPLEAAAVMQLMDKVAHTSFFLPTGLAVGGAYSNISGGGSPLLWQHLFWFLGHPEVYVLILPAMGIVCEIIANNTRKPIWGYRSLVYSALCIGFLSFIVWAHHMYMTGMGTKIATFFQTTTMIISIPSVIILTCFFISLWGGSIRFNTPMLFCLAFLPMFGIGGLTGLPLGLNFPDLHLHDTYYVIAHFHYIVAPGTIFALFAGVYYWFPKVTGRMMSEYWGKVHFWLSLIFMNLIFQPMFAQGMAGMLRRMSDGGASYSMAKVPDGIGGLNATMMHFNSTISWAAWCLGLAQIPFIINFFWSIRHGKRVTSDNPWEATTLEWQTPTPPPHGNFTKPMEVHRGPYEYSVPGASKDFTPQNEP
- a CDS encoding SCO family protein, which gives rise to MKFTVRPLEWVVWGGLALVIASISGAFFWTKLATGAASSGGPMPVIGQLSDFVLTNQSGQAVSLADLRGQVWVADIIFTRCPGPCLKMTRHFAELQSSLPANEPIKLVSLTSDPEYDSPRILKKYAERFSADSNRWWFLTGDKPQIRRLAVNDFKFVVVEKKPEERDIPEDLFLHSTGFVVVDRQGRVRGWADKQGGVHAYYDSENPDERALIPSAVKQLLGEK
- a CDS encoding COX15/CtaA family protein, giving the protein MKRSTENRWLSRFAFLTALATLFLVGLGGVVTSKGVGMAVPDWPNTFGENMFLFPFSKWVGGVFYEHSHRLVASGVGMLTTILAVWLWLKESRRWLRWLGVAAFLAVILQGVLGGLRVVFDRYGWGTELGIFHATMAQLFFVLICSIALFTTRWWQNLTVDRYASDRQGRLRYYFLATTFLILGQLMLGATMRHQHAGLAIPDFPLAYGKVWPAMDAESVAVYNQNRIEVQGDNPITAFQVGLQMVHRIMAVAILLAVVFSLRQGVRHRGWRSPLTRLSCVWLGLIAMQIALGAATIWSDKKVDVTTAHVAVGALSLVNGALLSLIAFRSLKPARVQSVASMTRQAAANDFTAQPSSAGHLQ
- a CDS encoding GatB/YqeY domain-containing protein, encoding MTLQERVGQEIKTAMLAKDADRLGTLRLLKSAMGYAQIERKTENLSDAEVVALVQKEIKKRRDSIEQFEKGNRPELAAKEKQEVVVLEQFLPEPLAAEPLESLVRATIQEVGATSKKDVRTVIKAVQAKAAGRADGKTISALVGKLLP
- the cyoE gene encoding protoheme IX farnesyltransferase — encoded protein: MKATAQTIIAAPLVDKKTRLTVLSELIKARLTMLVLLTTLVGFYVGCRGAMDNALLFHTMLGTALVASGAAALNQLLEREYDAKMRRTEDRPLPSGRLAPETVLIMGGASAAVGMLYLALAVNLLTSLLGAVTLVSYLFVYTPLKRVTSLNTAVGAIPGALPPLMGWVAARNEITIEGWALFAILFFWQLPHFLAIAWMYREDYARAGFVMLPVIDPQGHRTGRQAVSHTLGLLPISLCPFLFRVAGPVYVFGALVLGLGFLWFAIQFSRHLTRPRARQLFYASILYLPLLLGLMVFDKLR
- the ribH gene encoding 6,7-dimethyl-8-ribityllumazine synthase, producing MLRKVQRQKSRATGGTFAIVASRYNARYVDAMLRAAKTELRHAGAKIQIVRVPGAYEIPVVAARLARAGSSHASRLTHQAPLSAIICLGVILRGETTHAAHIGEAVSRALMQIQLETEIPVIHEVLLLENEEQARARCLGKQYNRGMEAARTALEMAVVMTTLR
- a CDS encoding heme-copper oxidase subunit III: MEIPYAVQPRRDTGLYNAKVGIWLFLASEVMLFGALFSSYILLRVGSPPENWPHGLLNVPIGAFNTTVLIVSSVTVVMAWVSLKMKQFGRFKVFQTGTVLCALMFLGIKSYEYHEKFVHYEVWKTDGTRITGHLEGHPMFMTLDKVKAAGKDHIVLEADPHHYTEGRQAMVRHTANEPHKTLDIPVSEIKRLSAYVPSHSTYFAVYFTLTALHALHVLGGAIVIGYLLGPGSKLWKTDPERLTNRVEVSGLFWHFVDLVWIFLFPVLYLL